One Buteo buteo chromosome 4, bButBut1.hap1.1, whole genome shotgun sequence DNA segment encodes these proteins:
- the CHST3 gene encoding carbohydrate sulfotransferase 3, with the protein MEIRRALPQDSRELLHCLKMRSKYAVLLVFVVGLVIIEKENNFISRVSDKLKQSPQALAEANGTEASPALAENGSLASLQELDAAFSQLRSHLRNVTLQLVGNGDPRPRRHVLLMATTRTGSSFVGEFFNQQGSIFYLFEPLWHIERTVTFEPGGANAVGSALVYRDVLKQLLLCDLYILESFILPAPEDHLTPFMFRRGSSRSLCEEPVCTPSAKKVFEKYHCKNRRCGPLNITLAAEACQRKQHVALKTVRIRQLEFLQPLVEDPRLDVRIIQLVRDPRAVLASRMVAFSGKYETWKKWASEGEAPLREEEVQRLRGNCESIRLSAELGLRRPGWLRGRYMLVRYEDVAQAPLQKAEEMYSFAGLPLTPQVKEWIGKNTQAPRDGSGVYSTRKNSSEQFEKWRFSIPFKLAQVVQDACAPAMRLFGYKLASSPAALANRSFSLLEEAQPSWVT; encoded by the exons atggAGATCCGACGCGCTTTACCCCAGGATTCCCGGGAGCTGCTGCACTGCCTGAAGATGAGGAGCAAGTACGCCGTCCTGCTGGTCTTTGTCGTCGGCCTCGTCATCATCGAGAAGGAGAACAACTTCATCTCCAG GGTGTCGGACAAGCTGAAGCAGTCCCCGCAGGCGCTGGCGGAGGCCAACGGCACGGAAGCCAGCCCGGCGCTGGCCGAGAACGGCTCGCTGGCCTCGCTGCAAGAGCTGGATGCCGCCTTCTCCCAGCTGAGGTCCCACCTGCGCAACGTCACCCTGCAGCTGGTGGGCAACGGGGACCCCAGGCCGCGGCGGCATGTCTTGCTGATGGCCACCACCCGCACCGGCTCCTCCTTCGTGGGAGAGTTCTTCAACCAGCAAGGCAGCATCTTCTACCTCTTCGAGCCCCTCTGGCACATCGAGAGGACGGTGACCTTCGAGCCAGGGGGAGCTAACGCGGTGGGCTCGGCCCTGGTCTACCGGGATGTCCTCAAGCAGCTCCTCCTCTGCGACCTCTACATCTTGGAGAGCTTCATCTTGCCGGCGCCTGAGGACCACCTGACGCCCTTCATGTTTCGGCGGGGCTCCAGCCGCTCGCTCTGCGAGGAGCCTGTCTGCACGCCCAGTGCCAAGAAGGTCTTCGAGAAGTACCACTGCAAGAACCGCCGCTGCGGCCCCCTCAACATCACCCTGGCCGCCGAGGCGTGCCAGCGCAAGCAGCACGTGGCCCTGAAGACGGTGCGCATCCGGCAGCTGGAGTTCCTGCAGCCGCTGGTGGAGGACCCTCGCCTGGACGTGCGCATCATCCAGCTGGTGCGGGATCCCCGGGCCGTCCTGGCCTCCCGCATGGTGGCCTTCTCCGGCAAGTACGAGACCTGGAAGAAGTGGGCATCCGAAGGGGAGGCTCCCCTCCGCGAGGAGGAGGTGCAGCGGCTGCGGGGCAACTGCGAGAGCATCCGTCTGTCAGCCGAGCTGGGGCTGCGGCGGCCGGGCTGGCTGCGGGGTCGTTACATGCTGGTCCGCTACGAGGACGTGGCGCAGGCGCCCTTACAGAAGGCAGAGGAGATGTACAGCTTCGCCGggctccccctcaccccccaggTGAAGGAGTGGATCGGCAAAAACACGCAGGCGCCCCGCGACGGCAGCGGCGTCTACTCCACCCGCAAAAACTCCTCTGAGCAGTTTGAGAAGTGGCGGTTCAGCATCCCCTTCAAGCTGGCGCAGGTGGTGCAGGATGCCTGCGCCCCGGCCATGCGCCTTTTCGGCTACAAGCTGGCCAGCAGTCCCGCCGCGCTGGCTAACCGCTCCTTCagcctgctggaggaggcacAGCCCTCCTGGGTCACGTAA
- the AIFM2 gene encoding ferroptosis suppressor protein 1, producing MGSRVSVDDSVRVVVVGGGFGGTAAASLLKSWAIPFVLVDVRDAFHHNVAALRAAVESGFAKKTFISYSVTFGDSFRQGKVVGIDPGRQQVLLSDGEELHYSHLILATGSDGPFPGKFNKVIDMESAIQTYEDMVKEIEKSERILVVGGGAAGVEMAAEIKTEYPAKEVTLVHSKIALADPELLDSVRQEVKEILLRKGVRLLLSERVSNVENLTPNQFQKDMVVRTEKGTEVVADMVVLCTGIKINSSAYAAAFGDKMASNSALKVNKHLQLEGYENIYAIGDCADLKEPKMAYHAGLHANIVVTNIINSLTHKPLKTYEPGSLTFLLSMGRNDGVGQVNGYYVGRLLVTIAKSRDLFVSKSWKTMGQTMPS from the exons ATGGGATCCCGGGTGTCCGTGGACGATTCCGTGCGGGTGGTTGTGGTCGGGGGGGGCTTCGGAGGCACGGCGGCCGCCAGCTTGCTCAAGTCGTGGGCCATCCCCTTCGTGCTGGTGGACGTGAGAGATGCTTTTCATCACAACGTCGCTGCCCTCCGTGCCGCCGTGGAGAGTG GATTTGCCAAGAAGACTTTCATCTCCTACTCTGTCACCTTTGGGGACAGCTTCCGACAAGGCAAGGTTGTTGGCATAGACCCTGGGAGGCAACAAGTCTTGCTCAGTGATGGTGAG GAACTTCACTACTCCCATCTCATTCTTGCAACAGGCAGTGATGGGCCATTCCCTGGGAAGTTCAACAAAGTCATTGACATGGAAAGTGCCATCCAGACCTATGAAGATATGGTTAAAGAG ATTGAGAAATCTGAGCGCATCCTGGTAGTGGGAGGTGGTGCTGCTGGAGTTGAGATGGCTGCAGAGATCAAAACAGAGTACCCAGCCAAAGAG GTCACCCTCGTTCACTCAAAAATTGCACTAGCTGATCCAGAGCTGCTAGATAGCGTCCGTCAGGAGGTGAAAGAGATTCTCCTCAGAAAAGGAGTGCGCCTCTTATTAA GTGAAAGGGTCAGCAATGTGGAAAACCTCACACCAAACCAGTTCCAGAAGGACATGGTAGTAAGGACAGAAAAGGGCACAGAGGTGGTTGCTGACATGGTGGTCCTCTGCACGGGTATAAAGATTAACTCTTCAGCATACGCTGCTGCATTTG GGGACAAAATGGCAAGTAACAGTGCTTTGAAAGTTAACAAGCACCTCCAGCTGGAAGGCTATGAGAACATCTATGCCATTGGGGACTGTGCAGATCTGAAAGAACCGAAGATGGCCTACCATGCTGGGCTTCATGCCAACATTGTGGTGACAAATATCATCAACAGCCTGACACATAAGCCTCTTAAAACCTATGAACCAG GGTCACTAACATTCCTGCTTTCAATGGGCAGGAATGATGGTGTAGGCCAGGTGAACGGTTACTATGTGGGACGTCTTTTGGTGACCATCGCTAAGAGCCGGGACCTGTTTGTCTCCAAGAGCTGGAAGACAATGGGACAGACAATGCCCTCTTAA